In Nerophis ophidion isolate RoL-2023_Sa linkage group LG02, RoL_Noph_v1.0, whole genome shotgun sequence, one DNA window encodes the following:
- the chrnb4 gene encoding neuronal acetylcholine receptor subunit beta-4 encodes MMPPLCIIAYMMALIHGCGSADSEERLINWLLDKNRYNPLIRPAVNRTERVTVKLRVSLAQLISVNEREQIMTTNVWLTQHWVDYRLAWDPAKYEGINKLRIPSRHIWLPDIVLYNNADGTYEVTVFTNAIVLSNGSINWLPPAIYKSACKIEVKHFPFDLQNCTLKFRSWTYDHTEIDLILKSDMASMDDFTPSGEWDILALPGRRTVNPLDSTYVDLTYDFIIKRKPLFYTINLIIPCVLITSLAILVFYLPSDCGEKMTLCISVLLALTVFLLLISKIVPPTSLDVPLIGKYLMFTMVLVTFSIITSVCVLNVHHRSPSTHTMPPWVKLVFLVKLPALLFMRRPHNNACRQKLRHQRRLQAGRTILDWDDPVGTKTVFNKASSTLLSSDSAFSTTGHKNIIPPLSLSHPERQGDCFPSGSAWTEDFHPRSNSDWANDVQEAVNGVCFVADHMMADDDDQSVIEDWKYVAMVVDRMFLWIFVIVCVVGTLGLFLQPLFQSQVVQNQQPTADMPHI; translated from the exons GTTGTGGCAGTGCAGACTCTGAGGAGCGCCTCATAAACTGGCTGCTGGACAAAAATCGCTACAATCCACTCATACGGCCGGCCGTCAACAGGACAGAAAGGGTCACCGTGAAGCTGCGGGTGTCGCTAGCACAACTCATCAGTGTG AATGAAAGAGAACAGATCATGACCACGAACGTCTGGCTCACTCAA CACTGGGTGGATTACAGGCTAGCATGGGACCCTGCCAAGTACGAAGGTATCAACAAGCTGCGTATCCCCTCCAGACACATCTGGCTGCCTGATATTGTCCTGTACAACAA TGCCGACGGGACCTATGAAGTGACGGTCTTCACAAACGCCATCGTCCTCTCCAACGGCAGCATCAACTGGCTTCCTCCTGCCATTTACAAAAGTGCATGCAAGATCGAAGTCAAGCATTTTCCTTTCGACCTGCAAAACTGCACCCTGAAGTTTCGCTCATGGACCTACGACCACACCGAGATCGACCTGATCTTAAAGTCGGACATGGCCAGTATGGATGATTTCACCCCCAGCGGAGAGTGGGACATCTTGGCGCTGCCTGGACGACGGACGGTCAACCCGTTGGATTCCACCTACGTGGACCTCACGTATGACTTCATCATCAAGAGGAAGCCTCTTTTCTACACCATCAACCTCATCATCCCGTGTGTGCTCATAACTTCTCTGGCCATCCTGGTCTTCTACCTGCCGTCCGACTGTGGCGAAAAGATGACTCTTTGCATTTCCGTCCTCCTGGCCCTCACCGTCTTCCTGCTCTTGATCTCCAAGATCGTTCCCCCGACCTCTCTAGATGTGCCGCTGATCGGGAAGTACCTGATGTTCACCATGGTGCTGGTAACCTTCTCTATCATCACCAGCGTGTGCGTGCTCAACGTCCACCACCGCTCCCCTAGCACTCACACCATGCCCCCATGGGTCAAGCTGGTCTTTCTGGTCAAACTACCCGCCTTGCTGTTCATGAGACGACCTCACAATAACGCTTGCCGTCAGAAACTAAGACATCAGCGACGCCTACAGGCAGGAAGGACAATTCTGGACTGGGATGACCCAGTTGGAACCAAAACTGTTTTTAACAAAGCATCTTCTACCTTGCTGTCTTCAGACTCGGCCTTCTCCACCACAGGACACAAAAACATAATCCCTCCTCTGAGCTTGAGTCACCCTGAAAGGCAAGGTGACTGCTTCCCCAGTGGTTCAGCCTGGACTGAGGACTTCCATCCCCGAAGCAACTCAGACTGGGCTAATGATGTCCAGGAGGCGGTGAACGGAGTGTGTTTTGTTGCTGACCACATGATGGCCGATGATGATGATCAGAGT GTCATCGAGGACTGGAAGTACGTGGCCATGGTGGTGGATCGCATGTTTCTGTGGATCTTTGTCATTGTGTGCGTGGTGGGAACTCTGGGCCTCTTTCTACAGCCACTTTTTCAGAGTCAAGTCGTTCAAAACCAGCAACCCACCGCCGACATGCCTCACATTTGA